The bacterium DNA window TCGTCGCAGAGTTCATGGGAATTCGGTCCGGGTGTCGTGAGCGACGGCGGTTCTTGTCTGCTGGTGACAACCGGCGTCATTTCAGATGATTGCGCGGAATCAGAACTCATCTATGTTGACGTGAATGATGGCACCGAGATTAAAAGATATGATCTTTCGAACTGGTGGATAGACCCGGCGGATGCCGAGAAGGGCGGCCAGGGATCAGGCGGACCGACCGAGCTGAGCATGTGGGGCAGGTATGCTGCAATCGGGGCTCATTCGACCTGTATCAACATGCTCTTCGATGTACAGTATGAGAACGAAGAAGATGCGATTGCATGGTTCAACCAGAACGGCGATTACACCGGCGACCGTAACTTTGAGATCGATTCGGAAAGACCCTGGGTGTGCATTGACGATCAGGTCGGCCCATTCAAGTACAATATCGCGATTGAAAAGAACGGCTTCTCGTTCTTCCCGTCGTTTGGCATAGGCGCTGTATCGTTCGGTCTGTATGCTCCGGATGGCACGGGACTCGGATACCATGCCTTCATGGGTGAAACTGCCAGCCAGAAATACGATATGAGCGTGATTACAGGAGGAACCGCGTACGATGGCATGCTTGTAACCGACCAGCCTGTCGGCGGTACGGGTGAAAGAAACGGATGGTACTGGATCGGCCAAGATTCTTTTAAGGGGGTCATTTCAAGCAAACCCGTCGCTGTCGATGAATCCGCACCGCCTGTATTTACCGTTGCACAGAATTCTCCCAATCCGTTCAATCCCGCGACCACGATCGGATTCACATTACCCGATGCCGGAACTGTTTCTGTCGAGGTGTTGAATGTTAATGGACAAAGGGTCGATACGATAGCCAATGAGTTCATGAGCGCCGGCAGGCATTCGGTTACCTGGAATGCGTCCGGTTTTTCGGCGGGTATATACTTCTATACCGTAAATGCAGACGGATTCTCCATGACAAACAAGATGACACTGCTTAAATAACAGAAGGCACAAGGCA harbors:
- a CDS encoding T9SS type A sorting domain-containing protein, with protein sequence MKKMLSISLLFSFVTSPAFSADFSPTVLGISAPSFVQYDYDRSELAIPFTISGHPANVIFLVFTRDKASKIGSTQNGYLGWHYVNRIDTCLFTGTPRQCSIGNNVITWDGKDSDGAYVEKDENIYYIWGFDNVGLKTPVTRQIKPDPWGRITVMTRDEKDNLLARPVIWAGSGDRGGGGATNTIPREHINKKWIVGNDPMDDTLMETCKSYEVCDPGGLAFLPSDYTYFFKCGLSNKGFKELFKWKWVPNGDAVLQTSWGEEGKFIFFVSSQSSWEFGPGVVSDGGSCLLVTTGVISDDCAESELIYVDVNDGTEIKRYDLSNWWIDPADAEKGGQGSGGPTELSMWGRYAAIGAHSTCINMLFDVQYENEEDAIAWFNQNGDYTGDRNFEIDSERPWVCIDDQVGPFKYNIAIEKNGFSFFPSFGIGAVSFGLYAPDGTGLGYHAFMGETASQKYDMSVITGGTAYDGMLVTDQPVGGTGERNGWYWIGQDSFKGVISSKPVAVDESAPPVFTVAQNSPNPFNPATTIGFTLPDAGTVSVEVLNVNGQRVDTIANEFMSAGRHSVTWNASGFSAGIYFYTVNADGFSMTNKMTLLK